In Aphelocoma coerulescens isolate FSJ_1873_10779 chromosome 3, UR_Acoe_1.0, whole genome shotgun sequence, a single window of DNA contains:
- the MSH5 gene encoding mutS protein homolog 5 yields the protein MSATSATSCALPPPLGPEQEEQESSEIHMSVLWYAGQLAITYYDTEDCSVYFMPEIPDNEDLKLLQKVIGELNPQCIVTSAKQDQNIAKFLTNLTATAGDKDTGKPEIVLFPNIDFGLEVTKQRILSRQFPFIPSHMTATEKILYLSSIIPFESPLMIRALGGLLKFLDRRRVGVELEDSSVAVPILALKKFVLSDTVNMDQDTYCVLQIFKSDIHPSVYKLSSGLKEGFSLYGILNRCRCKWGEKLLRLWLTRPTRNVTELNKRLDVINFFLLAQNHETVLTLQNCLKNIKNVPLILKRMTLSNTKVSDWQALYKTAYNAVCLRDTCRSLPNTIELFQTISRVFTDDLHYIANLISKVVDFEGSLSENRFTVRPNVDATIDEKKRKLMGLSDFLTEVARKELETLDNHITSCCVIYIPLIGFLLSIPRLPNMVEKSDFEIEGLDFMFLSEDKLHYRSARTKELDSLLGDLHCEIRDQETLIMHQLQTRILEKSEVLNSVIEYTAHLDVLLALAAMARENAYCRPRFTHRHGFHIKDGRHPLMELCAKTFVANPVDSGDASRRIKIITGPNSSGKSVYLKQVGLIVFMALIGSYVPAAEAEIGVIDGIYTRIHSRESVSVGLSTFMIDLNQVAKAVNNATERSLVLIDEFGKGTNTLDGLSLLAAVLRYWIRQGTQCPQVFVSTNFHSLMQLELLPDTPLLEYLTMETHQDGEELIFFYQIKQGMSTISHAANIAALAGMPAKIIERGVEVSELIRNGKPIKRLDHPSKGDRMEKCKSVVEKFLCIDLDDPQVDLEEFMSKEVLPSAASVL from the coding sequence ATGAGTGCCACATCAGCCACGAGCTGTGCCTTGCCACCACCGCTTGGGCCCGagcaagaagagcaagagagctCGGAGATACATATGTCTGTTTTGTGGTATGCAGGGCAGCTGGCAATTACTTACTATGATACAGAAGATTGCTCAGTCTACTTCATGCCTGAGATACCTGATAACGAAGACCTCAAGCTACTGCAAAAAGTGATTGGGGAACTTAACCCTCAATGCATAGTCACCAGTGCAAAACAGGACCAGAATATTGCCAAATTCCTGACCAACCTAACAGCTACTGCTGGTGATAAAGACACGGGAAAACCAGAAATTGTCCTGTTTCCTAACATAGATTTTGGTTTAGAAGTCACCAAGCAACGGATCCTATCTAGGCAATTTCCATTTATCCCATCTCATATGACTGCAACAGAGAAAATTCTCTATTTGTCCTCAATCATCCCTTTCGAGAGTCCACTCATGATACGAGCCTTAGGGGGCCTCCTTAAGTTTCTAGACAGGAGAAGGGTTGGAGTTGAGCTCGAAGACAGCAGTGTAGCAGTTCCTATTTTGGCCTTAAAAAAATTTGTGCTGTCAGATACTGTGAATATGGACCAAGACACTTACTGTGTCCTGCAGATATTTAAAAGTGATATCCATCCTTCTGTGTACAAGCTATCCAGTGGACTAAAAGAAGGATTTAGCTTATACGGAATTTTAAACCGTTGCAGATgcaaatggggagaaaaactgCTGAGGCTGTGGCTCACACGACCTACCCGGAACGTGACAGAGTTGAACAAACGGCTAGATGTTATCAACTTCTTCCTGCTGGCTCAGAACCATGAAACAGTCCTCACTCTTCAAAACTGCCTcaagaatattaaaaatgtgCCTCTTATTTTAAAGAGAATGACTCTTTCCAACACAAAAGTTAGTGACTGGCAAGCACTGTATAAGACGGCATACAATGCAGTGTGCCTTAGAGACACGTGTCGTTCTCTGCCCAATACTATTGAACTTTTTCAGACTATTTCACGTGTCTTCACTGATGATCTGCACTACATTGCTAATCTAATCAGCAAAGTGGTAGACTTTGAGGGCAGCCTCTCAGAGAACCGCTTCACTGTTAGACCTAATGTAGATGCCACTATCGATGAGAAGAAACGAAAGCTGATGGGACTGTCAGACTTCCTTACAGAAGTGGCACGAAAAGAACTGGAGACTTTGGACAATCACATTACCTCCTGTTGTGTGATCTACATTCCTTTGATTGGGTTCCTTCTGTCCATTCCACGCCTACCAAATATGGTGGAGAAGAGTGACTTTGAAATTGAAGGCTTGGACTTCATGTTCTTGTCAGAGGATAAACTGCACTACAGAAGTGCCCGGACCAAGGAGTTAGACAGCCTGCTGGGTGACTTGCACTGTGAGATCAGAGACCAGGAAACACtcatcatgcaccagctgcagacAAGGATCTTGGAGAAGTCTGAAGTACTTAACAGTGTGATTGAGTACACTGCACACCTGGATGTACTGCTAGCCTTGGCAGCGATGGCCCGGGAGAATGCCTATTGCCGACCTCGCTTCACTCATCGCCACGGCTTCCACATCAAGGATGGAAGACATCCACTCATGGAACTATGTGCAAAGACTTTTGTGGCCAATCCTGTGGACAGTGGCGATGCTAGCAGACGAATAAAGATCATCACAGGGCCAAACTCCTCTGGAAAGAGCGTTTACTTAAAGCAAGTAGGTCTTATAGTGTTCATGGCTCTGATTGGCAGTTATGTCcctgcagcagaggcagagatTGGAGTAATTGATGGGATTTACACAAGAATCCACAGCAGGGAATCGGTTTCTGTAGGGCTCTCCACATTCATGATTGATCTTAACCAGGTTGCCAAGGCTGTAAACAATGCCACAGAGAGGTCCCTGGTACTTATTGATGAGTTTGGTAAAGGGACCAACACACTGGATGGCCTGTCCCTTCTGGCTGCTGTCCTGAGGTACTGGATCAGACAAGGAACACAGTGTCCACAGGTCTTTGTCTCCACTAACTTTCACAGTTTAATGCAACTAGAACTCCTGCCTGACACACCTCTTCTGGAGTACCTGACCATGGAGACCCACCAGGATGGAGAGGAGTTGATATTTTTCTATCAGATCAAACAGGGTATGTCCACCATTAGTCATGCTGCCAACATTGCTGCATTAGCAGGAATGCCAGCCAAAATTATTGAAAGAGGAGTGGAAGTATCAGAACTGATTCGCAATGGAAAACCTATCAAACGTCTTGATCATCCTTCCAAAGGCGATAGGATGGAAAAATGCAAGTCTGTTGTGGAAAAGTTTCTTTGCATAGACCTTGACGATCCCCAAGTGGACTTGGAAGAGTTCATGTCTAAAGAAGTGCTGCCTTCTGCAGCCTCAGTCCTGTAG